A single genomic interval of Anopheles marshallii chromosome 2, idAnoMarsDA_429_01, whole genome shotgun sequence harbors:
- the LOC128710154 gene encoding cytochrome P450 306a1, whose protein sequence is MMIPVAVLLFLLGWFIICVRSQYRKPPGPYGLPFVGYLPFINPRKPYQTFAQLGKRYGPIYGLWMGQVYAVVLTDPALIRTVLAKEEATGRAPLFVTHGIMGGYGIICAQGDLWRDQRRLSIEWLRHLGMVKYGATRLALERRIISGLMEIIENIDSKAKQETQGFNPSAIIHHGLGNLLNDLVFGIKYQKDNETWKYLQHLQEEGVKHIGVSMAVNFIPILRHFPSTRKTINFLRNGKCKTHTIYDAIIAEQRDKMRTSDSMHGKQQECILNCFIKEAAKRQEAGRTDAAFCDDIQLRHLMADLFGAGVDTTFTTIRWALLYIALYPTVQQRLREELRQRLLANESPSLDDVEVLPYLRATIAEVQRIRTVVPVGIPHGLTKEIEIAGFKIPANTMIMPLIWAVHMNPTFFYTPNTFKPERFLDPEGRFTTPSYFLPFQVGKRMCLGDELARNILHMYIAQIVLHYDWFSIAPEDACSIDLTGNCGLTLTPPDYRIVFSTATKH, encoded by the exons ATGATGATACCTGTAGCAGTGTTACTTTTCCTCTTGGGTTGGTTCATCATTTGCGTACGCAGTCAATACAGAAAGCCTCCTGGACCATATGGTTTACCGTTTGTCGGTTACTTACCATTCATTAATCCTAGAAAACCATACCAAACATTTGCCCAACTTGGCAAACGCTATGGCCCCATATATGGATTGTGGATGGGACAAGTGTATGCCGTTGTATTAACTGATCCTGCTTTAATTCGCACAGTTTTGGCAAAGGAGGAAGCTACTGGGCGGGCTCCACTGTTTGTTACGCATGGTATAATGGGAGGTTATG GGATAATTTGTGCTCAAGGCGATTTATGGCGTGATCAGCGCCGATTGTCGATTGAATGGCTGCGTCATCTAGgtatggtcaaatatggtgcAACGCGTCTTGCTCTCGAACGCAGAATTATTTCTGGACTCATGGAAATCATTGAG AATATTgacagcaaagcaaagcagGAAACCCAAGGCTTCAACCCATCAGCAATCATTCATCATGGCCTCGGCAATTTGTTAAACGATCTGGTCTTTGGGATTAAATACCAGAAGGACAACGAAACATGGAAATATTTACAACATCTTCAAGAAGAAGGCGTTAAGCATATAGGAGTATCAATGGCCGTAAACTTCATACCAATTTTaag ACATTTTCCGTCCACACGCAAGACCATAAATTTTCTtcggaatggaaaatgtaaGACGCACACAATTTATGACGCAATAATAGCTGAACAGCGCGACAAAATGCGCACTTCTGATTCAATGCATGGAAAGCAACAAgaatgcattttaaattgcTTCATAAAAGAAGCCGCCAAACGGCAAGAAGCAGGACGCACGGACGCCGCATTTTGCGATGACATACAGCTGCGTCATTTGATGGCAGACCTGTTCGGAGCGGGCGTAGATACAACGTTCACTACGATTCGTTGGGCTTTGCTATACATCGCCCTTTACCCAACGGTTCAGCAGCGTCTTCGAGAAGAGTTAAGACAAAGGCTGCTCGCCAATGAATCACCATCGTTGGACGATGTGGAAGTGTTGCCCTACTTGCGCGCTACCATCGCGGAAGTACAGCGTATTCGTACCGTTGTCCCAGTTGGCATACCACACGGCCTAACAAAA GAAATTGAGATAGCTGGATTTAAGATACCCGCGAATACGATGATCATGCCATTAATATGGGCAGTACACATGAATCCAACATTCTTCTATACGCCCAACACCTTTAAGCCGGAACGCTTTCTAGATCCAGAAGGACGTTTTACGACACCAAGCTACTTCCTTCCGTTTCAGGTCGGAAAACGTATGTGCTTGGGCGATGAACTAGCCAGAAATATTCTTCATATGTACATTGCTCAAATTGTGCTCCATTACGATTGGTTTAGTATTGCACCAGAGGATGCATGTTCCATCGACTTGACCGGGAACTGTGGCTTAACCCTAACCCCGCCAGATTATCGTATAGTATTCTCGACAGCAACCAAACACTAA